One genomic window of Sporosarcina ureae includes the following:
- a CDS encoding Cof-type HAD-IIB family hydrolase, translating to MKPHLIVLDLDGTLLTDEKIISPKTEQTLRHAVSQGHHVMIATGRPYRASEVYYRQLELTTPIVNFNGAFVHHPTDRSWQTIHETIALPVVNEVVDAMQNFSVENIIAEVMDDVYAHYHDERFLDILNFGNPLITAGDIRNSLKTDPTSLLIQADPLTVDPIRQHLEDLHAEVIDHRRWGTPFNIVEIVRHGLNKAVGIDAVSKWMDVPKDRIIAFGDEDNDLEMIEYAGVGVAMGNAIGQLKSIADEITDTNNEDGISRILEERLALQKNIVL from the coding sequence TTGAAACCACATTTGATTGTTTTAGATTTAGATGGCACATTATTGACGGATGAAAAAATCATTTCACCCAAAACCGAACAGACACTTCGTCATGCGGTTTCGCAAGGACATCACGTCATGATTGCGACTGGACGACCATACCGCGCTAGTGAAGTTTACTACCGCCAGCTTGAACTGACCACACCAATCGTCAACTTTAACGGCGCTTTCGTTCACCACCCTACTGATCGTTCATGGCAAACGATTCACGAAACGATTGCGTTGCCAGTCGTCAATGAAGTAGTAGATGCCATGCAGAACTTTTCAGTCGAAAATATCATTGCGGAAGTTATGGACGATGTCTATGCCCATTATCATGATGAACGATTTCTAGACATTTTAAACTTCGGCAATCCACTCATCACTGCTGGAGATATTCGGAATTCATTAAAAACCGATCCAACTAGCTTGTTAATTCAAGCCGATCCGCTAACTGTCGATCCGATTCGGCAGCATCTTGAAGACTTGCATGCAGAAGTCATCGATCATCGTCGTTGGGGGACTCCATTTAACATCGTGGAAATAGTTCGTCACGGCCTTAATAAAGCAGTAGGCATTGATGCGGTTTCAAAATGGATGGACGTACCGAAAGACCGAATCATCGCATTCGGAGACGAAGACAATGACCTCGAAATGATCGAATATGCAGGAGTAGGTGTCGCCATGGGGAATGCAATCGGCCAATTGAAATCTATTGCAGATGAAATAACCGACACAAATAATGAAGACGGCATTTCACGCATACTGGAAGAACGATTAGCTTTACAGAAAAACATCGTCCTATAG
- a CDS encoding beta-ketoacyl-ACP synthase III yields the protein MKAGLLGMGKFVPSTVVTNEDLEKSLDTSDEWIRTRTGIEERRIASDDINTSDMAFEAAKNALQSAEIRADQIGLILVATVTPDTSFPSVATMIQERLGAKNAAAMDVSAACAGFIYGVVTAKQFVESGTYDYVLVVGVEKLSKIVDWEDRNTAVLFGDGAGATVVGKVSEGRGILSFELGADGSGGKHLRHDKYLEMNGREVFKFAVRQMGETAVNVAEKAGLTTDEVDYLVPHQANIRIMEASRERLGLPVEKMSKTVHKYGNTSAASIPISLTDDLAEGRVKDDDVIVLVGFGGGLTWGGLCIKWGK from the coding sequence ATGAAAGCTGGACTTTTAGGAATGGGGAAATTTGTTCCGTCAACTGTTGTAACAAATGAAGATTTGGAAAAAAGTTTAGATACTTCAGACGAATGGATTCGCACGCGTACGGGAATCGAAGAGCGTAGAATCGCATCAGATGATATCAATACATCGGACATGGCGTTTGAAGCAGCGAAAAACGCATTACAATCAGCGGAAATCCGTGCTGATCAAATCGGTCTGATTTTGGTTGCCACGGTTACACCGGATACTTCTTTCCCGTCTGTAGCTACGATGATTCAAGAACGTCTAGGTGCAAAGAACGCAGCGGCGATGGATGTTTCTGCAGCGTGCGCAGGATTCATCTACGGTGTAGTAACAGCGAAGCAATTTGTTGAATCTGGCACGTATGACTATGTTCTGGTAGTAGGCGTGGAAAAGTTATCGAAAATCGTTGACTGGGAAGACCGCAATACCGCTGTATTGTTCGGAGATGGTGCGGGAGCGACAGTCGTTGGGAAAGTAAGTGAAGGAAGAGGAATTCTTTCATTCGAATTGGGGGCAGACGGTTCAGGAGGAAAACATCTTCGTCATGATAAATATTTAGAAATGAATGGCCGTGAAGTATTCAAGTTTGCGGTACGCCAAATGGGAGAAACGGCAGTCAATGTCGCCGAAAAAGCTGGTTTAACGACAGACGAAGTAGACTATTTGGTTCCTCATCAAGCAAATATTCGTATTATGGAAGCGTCACGTGAGCGTTTAGGCTTGCCGGTAGAAAAAATGTCGAAAACGGTTCATAAGTACGGGAATACATCGGCAGCATCGATACCGATTTCATTGACAGACGATTTAGCAGAAGGTCGAGTGAAAGATGATGATGTGATTGTTCTTGTAGGATTTGGTGGCGGCTTGACATGGGGCGGCTTATGTATAAAATGGGGTAAGTAA
- a CDS encoding fumarylacetoacetate hydrolase family protein, whose product MKLLSFRYEGQTLFGPKVKREEAVWDLLAMAEALEQTDFPKTMIEGVSRGMDFVEEVRKLVEKTEVEGNVEPFKHAFTDIEWLSPIPRTPKNVLCVGKNYLDHAEELGSKAPEKLMLFTKSLTAIAGDEQTLSIHSEVTDSLDYEGELAVVISKTGKNIPKQLAYDYVFGYTIGNDITARNIQTEHKQFFLGKSLDDSCPMGPYVVTKDEIPNPQNLSVVTKVNDEVRQNGNTSTMIFKIDDLIAEISKYVTLEPGDVILTGTPAGVGKGMTPPTYLKKGDTVKVSIEGIGTLVNRFE is encoded by the coding sequence ATGAAATTATTGTCATTCCGCTACGAAGGACAGACTTTATTCGGACCAAAAGTTAAACGCGAGGAAGCCGTATGGGATCTACTCGCAATGGCTGAAGCTTTGGAACAAACTGATTTCCCGAAAACGATGATTGAAGGCGTTTCCCGCGGTATGGATTTTGTGGAGGAAGTTCGTAAATTGGTAGAGAAAACTGAAGTTGAAGGAAACGTAGAGCCGTTCAAGCATGCGTTCACTGACATCGAATGGTTGTCTCCAATTCCACGCACACCGAAAAACGTGTTGTGTGTTGGTAAGAACTACCTTGACCATGCAGAAGAACTTGGATCAAAAGCACCTGAAAAATTGATGCTGTTCACCAAATCTCTAACTGCAATCGCAGGGGACGAGCAAACATTATCGATCCATAGTGAAGTGACGGATTCATTAGATTATGAAGGGGAATTGGCTGTCGTTATTAGCAAGACAGGCAAAAACATTCCTAAGCAACTGGCATATGATTACGTGTTTGGTTACACAATTGGTAATGATATTACAGCGCGCAATATTCAGACAGAGCACAAGCAGTTCTTCTTAGGTAAAAGTTTAGATGACTCTTGTCCGATGGGGCCTTACGTGGTGACGAAAGACGAAATTCCAAATCCACAAAATTTATCTGTCGTCACGAAAGTGAATGATGAAGTGCGCCAAAATGGGAATACTTCCACCATGATTTTCAAAATCGATGACTTGATCGCTGAAATCTCTAAGTATGTCACATTAGAGCCGGGCGATGTGATCTTGACAGGTACGCCAGCGGGTGTCGGTAAAGGTATGACACCACCGACTTACTTGAAAAAGGGCGATACAGTAAAAGTATCCATCGAAGGTATCGGTACGCTAGTTAACCGTTTCGAATAA
- a CDS encoding alpha-amylase family glycosyl hydrolase — translation MKRIIGLLATCMLALSIAPSAFADTDRSFSDESIYDLLVDRFNNGIESNDFGADAKNPAIFNGGDFAGISNRLQHLLDMHFTMISVGPVFKTASYDGNEVLDYYEIEPHFGTAEEFTALIEEMHANDLKIMADFPLVGEVSDPAVQQELTKAAVQFVSDYELDGLRLTLLDNADTKFLNHMIEAVKEANKGLYVITNEQSDASFDSIPAEKRSAAIQESFVQVDSETSSLDQFSNEDAGKLLQFDDLTGPRFTYKMVELRQFPPTRWKVATVAQFMLPGVPLVPYATEIAVNGKEAPESHPFFNFKTDMELHEWIGDLNTLRNDSETLRTGDFKFLHNKDGFVVFERSSEEETWIIALNNTSEVQSFELDPAVIGENKKLRGVVGQDLIKKTKDDKYHVVLDREMAEVYIIEEDKGFNTPYLIASIMVVVLFLAFLFLVIRKGKQGRNADSVSEKK, via the coding sequence GTGAAACGAATAATCGGACTACTGGCAACCTGTATGCTTGCCCTATCCATAGCACCATCCGCTTTTGCAGATACCGATCGATCTTTTAGCGATGAAAGTATCTATGATTTACTTGTCGACCGTTTCAATAATGGGATCGAATCGAATGATTTCGGTGCCGATGCAAAAAATCCAGCCATTTTTAACGGTGGCGACTTTGCTGGAATCAGCAATCGATTGCAACATTTACTTGATATGCACTTTACGATGATTTCTGTCGGACCGGTTTTCAAAACGGCTTCCTATGATGGAAATGAAGTTCTTGACTATTATGAGATTGAGCCGCACTTCGGTACAGCGGAAGAGTTCACCGCATTAATCGAAGAAATGCATGCGAACGATTTGAAAATTATGGCAGACTTTCCTTTAGTAGGTGAAGTTAGCGATCCTGCTGTACAGCAAGAATTGACGAAAGCAGCAGTACAATTTGTTTCTGATTATGAGTTAGATGGGCTTCGTTTGACATTACTTGACAATGCGGATACGAAGTTCCTGAACCACATGATTGAGGCAGTGAAAGAAGCGAACAAAGGACTGTACGTGATTACAAATGAGCAGAGTGATGCATCATTTGACAGTATACCGGCTGAAAAACGAAGTGCAGCCATTCAGGAATCGTTCGTGCAAGTAGATTCAGAAACTTCTTCATTGGATCAGTTTAGTAACGAGGATGCAGGTAAATTACTACAGTTTGATGATTTAACTGGACCACGTTTTACATATAAAATGGTGGAGCTTCGTCAATTCCCACCAACACGTTGGAAAGTAGCGACGGTTGCACAATTCATGCTTCCGGGCGTTCCATTGGTTCCTTATGCAACAGAAATTGCCGTGAATGGTAAAGAAGCACCGGAATCCCATCCGTTCTTTAATTTTAAAACGGATATGGAATTACATGAGTGGATTGGTGATCTAAACACTCTGCGTAATGATTCAGAAACGCTTCGTACAGGAGATTTCAAGTTTTTGCATAATAAAGATGGATTTGTTGTATTTGAACGATCTTCTGAAGAAGAGACGTGGATTATTGCGCTCAATAATACGTCCGAAGTGCAGAGCTTTGAACTGGACCCTGCGGTGATTGGAGAGAACAAGAAGCTTCGCGGTGTGGTTGGTCAGGATTTGATCAAGAAGACAAAGGATGATAAGTATCATGTCGTACTTGATCGTGAGATGGCCGAGGTTTACATCATCGAGGAAGATAAGGGATTTAATACGCCTTACCTAATTGCTTCGATTATGGTAGTTGTTTTGTTTTTGGCATTCTTATTCCTTGTTATTCGCAAGGGTAAGCAAGGTCGGAATGCAGACTCGGTTAGCGAAAAGAAGTAA
- a CDS encoding YjzD family protein, whose product MHYIMTFVWSFLLVAMLNYVAGSIGGYAFDFMAGVTVSIVLAVLVLIITTIIPNESPADV is encoded by the coding sequence ATGCACTATATTATGACATTTGTTTGGTCGTTCCTCTTGGTAGCTATGTTAAACTATGTTGCGGGCTCCATTGGAGGCTATGCATTTGACTTCATGGCGGGCGTTACCGTCTCAATCGTTTTGGCTGTACTTGTATTGATTATCACTACAATCATTCCAAACGAATCTCCAGCAGACGTTTGA
- the rraA gene encoding ribonuclease E activity regulator RraA, with translation MSVKTADLCDDFIDELQVCTVEFKSYGNHKRFSGPISTVKVFEDNVLVKEALQTIPEGHVLVVDGGGSKRCALMGDMLGEIAQDRKLAGVIIYGCARDTADLGTQEIGVMAIGSMPVKSIKRGEGQKDEVLHFGNVEWTPGHYVYADEDGVVVAPRQLV, from the coding sequence GTGTCAGTTAAAACAGCAGACCTTTGTGATGACTTCATCGACGAACTGCAAGTGTGCACAGTAGAGTTCAAATCCTACGGAAATCACAAAAGATTCTCGGGGCCGATCTCAACCGTAAAAGTCTTTGAAGACAACGTGCTAGTGAAGGAAGCACTCCAAACGATTCCAGAAGGCCATGTATTGGTTGTAGACGGCGGGGGGTCAAAACGCTGCGCACTGATGGGGGACATGCTCGGCGAAATCGCACAGGATCGTAAACTTGCAGGCGTCATTATCTACGGCTGTGCACGCGACACCGCGGATCTTGGCACACAGGAAATCGGCGTCATGGCAATCGGAAGCATGCCGGTGAAGAGTATCAAACGCGGCGAAGGACAGAAAGACGAAGTTCTTCACTTCGGAAATGTGGAATGGACACCAGGTCACTATGTCTACGCAGATGAAGACGGGGTAGTCGTTGCGCCTCGCCAACTTGTTTAA
- the fabF gene encoding beta-ketoacyl-ACP synthase II, whose protein sequence is MEKRRVVVTGIGGISPVGNSAEESWKSVLEGKSGIDTMTRLDQEKFPVSVMAEVKGFDIEEYVSRKDARKMDRFTHYAVASAMMAMKDANLVLEGDLALRTGVWIGSGIGGMESHEAQFNTFLEKGYRRVSPFFVPMMIPDMASGQVSIFTGAKGINSCSVTACASGTNSIGDAFEVILRGDADVMITGGTEAPITSLAVAGFIASTALSLNDDPTKASRPFDKNRDGFVMGEGAGILILEEYEHAVARGAKIYAEIVGYGSTGDAHHITAPAPGGEGGARAMQQALAKAGVEPTQVDYINAHGTSTPYNDLFETMAAKTVFGDHAYKLAMSSTKSMTGHLLGAAGGIEAIFTVKALQEGILPPTMNYETPDPECDLDYVVNEARKADITYAMSNSLGFGGHNASLVFKKI, encoded by the coding sequence TTGGAAAAACGACGTGTAGTGGTAACGGGTATCGGTGGAATCTCACCAGTAGGTAACTCAGCTGAAGAATCTTGGAAATCAGTGTTGGAAGGGAAATCGGGTATCGACACGATGACAAGACTGGATCAAGAGAAATTCCCGGTCAGCGTGATGGCAGAGGTTAAAGGTTTCGATATCGAAGAATACGTTTCCCGCAAAGATGCCCGTAAAATGGATCGGTTCACGCACTATGCAGTTGCTTCGGCAATGATGGCAATGAAAGATGCGAACCTGGTACTAGAAGGCGACTTAGCGCTTCGTACAGGCGTTTGGATCGGTTCTGGAATCGGTGGAATGGAATCACATGAGGCACAATTTAATACATTCCTCGAAAAAGGCTATCGACGCGTCAGCCCATTTTTCGTTCCTATGATGATTCCAGATATGGCTTCAGGTCAAGTATCGATTTTCACAGGTGCTAAAGGAATCAACTCTTGTTCCGTAACAGCTTGTGCATCCGGTACTAACTCTATCGGGGATGCGTTTGAAGTCATCCTGCGTGGAGATGCAGATGTCATGATTACAGGTGGAACTGAGGCACCGATCACGTCACTTGCAGTAGCGGGCTTCATCGCAAGCACAGCGCTATCTTTGAATGATGATCCTACGAAAGCTTCCCGTCCGTTCGATAAAAACCGTGATGGTTTTGTAATGGGTGAAGGTGCAGGAATCTTGATTTTGGAAGAGTATGAACATGCTGTTGCACGTGGAGCGAAGATTTATGCGGAAATCGTCGGATACGGTTCAACTGGAGATGCGCACCATATTACAGCACCAGCACCAGGCGGAGAAGGCGGAGCGCGTGCGATGCAACAGGCATTGGCAAAAGCGGGCGTTGAACCTACGCAGGTGGATTATATTAATGCGCATGGAACGAGCACGCCATATAATGATTTGTTTGAGACGATGGCAGCAAAGACTGTGTTTGGTGATCATGCGTATAAGTTGGCAATGAGTTCTACTAAGTCGATGACGGGTCATTTGCTTGGCGCGGCTGGCGGTATTGAGGCGATCTTTACTGTGAAGGCGTTGCAGGAAGGGATTTTACCTCCTACGATGAATTATGAGACGCCGGATCCTGAGTGTGATTTGGATTATGTAGTGAATGAAGCGCGTAAGGCTGATATTACGTATGCGATGAGTAACTCGCTTGGCTTTGGTGGGCATAATGCTTCGTTGGTGTTTAAGAAGATATAA
- a CDS encoding prolyl oligopeptidase family serine peptidase produces MIIRSEKWQEIPVLHIVEESKEKERIPVVLFFHGFTSAKEHNLHYAYNLAKQGIRVILPEAKLHGERSESLDEFQLAINFWDIVLTSIKEADVLHGELYEKELIDDETLIGMGGTSMGGITTFGCLANYDWIDAASVMMGSPAFTRLAKGQISYAEHGGREIPVSQEEREQLFAALDQVDLSQNPGRLHQRPLFIWHGEQDAMVPFEFTKEFYEEIQKDYVDQPELLKWMPEKNAGHSVSRPGMLASVNWLAQHLRAM; encoded by the coding sequence ATGATTATTCGTTCAGAAAAATGGCAAGAGATCCCGGTACTTCATATCGTGGAAGAGTCGAAAGAGAAAGAACGCATTCCTGTTGTACTATTTTTTCATGGATTTACTAGCGCGAAAGAACATAATTTACACTACGCATATAATCTAGCAAAACAAGGAATTCGTGTGATATTACCTGAAGCTAAATTACATGGTGAACGCTCAGAATCACTGGATGAATTTCAATTAGCAATAAACTTTTGGGACATCGTGTTGACGTCTATTAAAGAAGCAGATGTTTTACATGGTGAACTATATGAAAAAGAATTGATCGATGACGAAACATTAATCGGCATGGGTGGAACTTCAATGGGTGGAATCACAACATTCGGTTGCCTCGCGAATTATGATTGGATCGATGCAGCTTCCGTGATGATGGGCTCACCTGCCTTCACGCGCTTAGCGAAAGGACAAATTTCTTACGCGGAGCATGGGGGTAGAGAAATCCCGGTTTCACAAGAAGAACGTGAACAACTATTCGCGGCCCTTGACCAAGTGGATCTATCACAAAATCCAGGTAGACTGCATCAGCGTCCACTTTTCATTTGGCACGGAGAACAAGATGCGATGGTACCATTTGAGTTTACGAAAGAATTTTACGAGGAAATTCAAAAGGATTACGTAGATCAGCCGGAGCTTTTGAAATGGATGCCTGAAAAAAATGCAGGTCACTCGGTTTCACGTCCAGGAATGCTTGCATCAGTCAATTGGCTTGCACAGCATTTGCGTGCCATGTAG
- a CDS encoding DegV family protein, producing MKIFADSACDLPLDFFKENEVELFPLSVLLDGKEYEDIVEINSKEVFDAIRQGQQPKTSQASPDKMMTTWKELAASGEDGIYIAFSSQLSGTYQTAVMTSDLVKGDNPSMNLALIDTHCASLGYGLLVKEAVRLRNEGIGMRDIEQEIRTMAMHMEHLFTVEDLDYLAKGGRVSKASAFFGGLLNIKPLLHVEDGKLVPIEKHRGRKKVLRRMIEMMEERGDNLQQQTIAISHGDDLTTAKEFQKMIQEVVQPKAIEIHQIGSVIGSHAGPGTIALFFLNHTKSE from the coding sequence ATGAAGATTTTTGCGGATAGCGCATGTGATTTACCACTAGACTTCTTTAAAGAAAACGAAGTAGAACTATTCCCGTTAAGCGTTCTTCTAGACGGCAAAGAATACGAAGATATCGTCGAGATCAACTCCAAGGAAGTTTTTGATGCGATCCGTCAAGGACAGCAACCAAAGACTTCACAAGCTTCACCAGACAAAATGATGACAACTTGGAAAGAACTTGCAGCATCCGGTGAAGACGGCATCTACATCGCTTTCTCTTCCCAACTATCAGGAACGTACCAAACAGCAGTCATGACGAGCGACCTAGTAAAAGGAGACAATCCCTCCATGAACTTGGCGCTCATCGATACACACTGCGCTTCGCTCGGCTATGGTCTACTCGTTAAAGAAGCCGTACGCTTACGCAATGAAGGCATCGGCATGCGAGATATCGAACAAGAAATCCGCACGATGGCCATGCATATGGAACATCTTTTCACAGTAGAAGACCTGGATTACTTGGCAAAAGGCGGACGCGTATCCAAAGCAAGTGCATTTTTCGGCGGATTGCTCAACATTAAACCATTACTTCACGTAGAAGATGGTAAACTTGTCCCCATCGAAAAACACCGTGGACGCAAAAAAGTCCTACGTCGTATGATTGAAATGATGGAAGAACGCGGCGACAACCTTCAACAACAAACTATCGCCATCAGCCACGGCGACGATCTCACTACAGCCAAAGAGTTTCAAAAAATGATCCAAGAAGTCGTCCAACCAAAAGCCATTGAAATCCATCAAATAGGCTCCGTTATCGGCTCACACGCCGGTCCTGGAACCATTGCCCTATTCTTCCTTAACCATACAAAAAGTGAATAA
- a CDS encoding YisL family protein, whose translation MGFLTDTTHMHIFIWVVGIVLFLVAASMANGTKGKKITHMILRLFYVLIIITGAALFFKHMSIDSMLYGIKFVLGLLTIGFMEMVLVRGSKGKNTGLMWILFVIALLATMFVGFKLPVGFNFFA comes from the coding sequence ATGGGATTTTTAACTGATACAACCCATATGCATATTTTTATATGGGTAGTAGGTATCGTACTTTTTTTAGTTGCAGCTAGTATGGCAAATGGAACAAAAGGAAAAAAGATTACACATATGATTTTGCGTCTGTTCTATGTGTTGATCATCATCACGGGTGCTGCGCTATTCTTTAAGCATATGAGCATCGATTCCATGTTATATGGTATCAAATTTGTCCTTGGTCTTCTGACAATTGGATTTATGGAAATGGTTCTTGTTCGCGGAAGTAAAGGGAAGAACACAGGTCTTATGTGGATTCTCTTCGTCATTGCATTACTTGCAACGATGTTCGTAGGATTCAAATTACCAGTAGGCTTCAACTTTTTCGCATAA
- a CDS encoding ATP-dependent Clp protease ATP-binding subunit produces MDGMQEDQRSPLEQFGRNLVDEVKNGKMDPVIGRDEEIRNVIRILSRKTKNNPVLIGEPGVGKTAIVEGLAQRIVKGDVPEGLKDRQIFELDMSALIAGAKYRGEFEERLKSVLKQVKESNGEIIMFIDEIHTIVGAGKTEGAMDAGNMLKPMLARGELYCIGATTLDEYRMYIEKDAALERRFQQVMVREPSVEDTVSILRGLKERFELHHGVRIHDRAIVAAATLSDRYLTERFMPDKAIDLIDEASAMIRTEIDSMPSELDAVTRRIMQLEIEEQALRKEKDTMSQSRLQTLREELQDLKDSSKDMREQWDKEKAALKIIQSTREELDRYRRELEEAQGSFDLNKAAELQYGKIPALEKELKELESPLEGTKDIRLLREEVTEEEIASIVARWTGIPVTKLVEGEREKLLRLHETLKERVIGQDNAVQLVTEAVWRARAGIQDPNKPIGSFLFLGPTGVGKTELAKTLAATLFDSEDHFVRIDMSEYMEKHSVSRLVGAPPGYIGYEEGGQLTEAVRRNPYAVVLLDEIEKAHPDVANILLQILDDGRITDSQGRLVNFTNTVVIMTSNIGSAYLLENDLEDTEHAKEDLIMAALRGHFKPELLNRMDDIIIFHSLTTDSFKAITNKMLGDLVDRLQEQDLVLVYDDDVLDWIVREGADADFGARPLKRFIQRHVETKVAQEVIRGGLVEGQQIKLSMHEGELVVEVVR; encoded by the coding sequence ATGGATGGAATGCAAGAAGACCAGCGCTCACCACTAGAGCAATTCGGTCGCAATTTGGTTGATGAAGTGAAAAACGGCAAAATGGATCCGGTGATTGGCCGGGATGAAGAAATTCGAAATGTCATTCGAATCTTATCAAGAAAGACAAAAAATAATCCAGTTCTAATCGGTGAACCAGGAGTCGGTAAAACTGCGATTGTTGAAGGGTTGGCACAGCGAATTGTAAAAGGTGATGTGCCCGAAGGATTGAAAGACCGTCAGATTTTTGAACTGGATATGAGTGCGCTGATTGCAGGTGCGAAATATCGTGGAGAGTTTGAAGAGCGTCTGAAAAGTGTTTTGAAACAAGTGAAAGAGAGTAATGGGGAAATCATCATGTTCATTGATGAGATTCATACGATAGTTGGCGCTGGAAAAACAGAAGGTGCGATGGACGCGGGGAATATGTTGAAGCCGATGCTTGCACGTGGTGAACTGTACTGTATTGGTGCGACTACACTGGATGAATACCGGATGTATATCGAGAAAGATGCGGCACTTGAAAGACGATTCCAGCAAGTGATGGTACGTGAACCTTCTGTCGAAGATACGGTATCGATTTTACGTGGGTTAAAAGAGCGTTTTGAATTGCACCACGGTGTGCGTATTCATGACCGTGCAATAGTTGCGGCGGCAACATTATCTGATCGGTATTTAACTGAGCGTTTCATGCCGGATAAAGCGATAGATTTAATTGATGAAGCGAGCGCCATGATTCGTACGGAAATTGATTCGATGCCATCTGAGTTGGATGCGGTGACTCGTAGAATTATGCAACTCGAGATTGAAGAGCAAGCATTGCGTAAAGAGAAAGATACAATGAGTCAGTCCCGCCTTCAAACTTTACGAGAAGAGCTGCAAGACTTGAAAGATTCTTCAAAAGATATGCGCGAGCAGTGGGATAAAGAAAAAGCCGCATTAAAAATTATTCAAAGTACACGTGAGGAACTTGATCGCTACCGCCGTGAACTTGAAGAAGCACAAGGTAGTTTTGATTTGAACAAAGCCGCGGAATTACAGTACGGTAAAATTCCAGCATTAGAAAAAGAATTGAAAGAATTGGAAAGTCCGTTGGAAGGAACAAAAGATATACGTCTTTTGCGTGAAGAAGTGACGGAAGAAGAGATTGCTTCAATCGTTGCGCGTTGGACAGGAATTCCCGTAACGAAACTGGTTGAAGGTGAGCGTGAGAAGTTATTGCGCTTGCATGAAACATTGAAAGAACGTGTCATTGGACAAGACAATGCAGTACAACTTGTCACGGAAGCTGTCTGGCGTGCACGTGCTGGGATTCAAGATCCGAACAAGCCTATAGGATCGTTCTTATTCCTAGGACCGACTGGTGTAGGTAAGACAGAGCTTGCGAAAACATTGGCTGCTACATTATTTGATTCGGAAGATCACTTCGTGCGAATCGATATGTCTGAATATATGGAGAAACACAGTGTGTCACGTCTAGTCGGCGCACCTCCAGGATACATCGGCTATGAAGAAGGCGGTCAGTTAACAGAAGCGGTAAGAAGAAATCCATATGCTGTCGTGTTATTGGATGAAATTGAAAAAGCGCATCCTGATGTAGCGAATATTTTATTGCAGATTCTAGATGATGGTCGTATAACAGATAGTCAAGGGCGTTTAGTAAACTTTACGAATACTGTCGTCATCATGACATCGAATATCGGGTCCGCTTATTTACTCGAGAATGATTTAGAGGATACAGAACATGCCAAAGAAGATCTGATCATGGCAGCTCTTCGTGGTCATTTCAAACCTGAGTTATTGAACCGAATGGATGATATCATCATTTTCCATTCATTGACTACAGATTCATTTAAAGCGATTACTAACAAGATGCTTGGTGATTTGGTTGATCGTCTGCAAGAACAAGATCTAGTACTTGTCTATGATGATGACGTACTCGATTGGATTGTGCGTGAAGGGGCAGATGCGGACTTTGGTGCGCGGCCATTGAAACGATTCATTCAGCGTCATGTGGAAACGAAAGTTGCGCAAGAGGTCATACGAGGTGGTCTTGTAGAAGGACAGCAAATCAAATTGTCCATGCACGAAGGGGAATTGGTGGTAGAAGTTGTCAGATGA
- a CDS encoding metal-sulfur cluster assembly factor, whose translation MNTEEEIKQYLFGALENVIDPELGIDIVNLGLVYNAELLDEGVAKITMTLTSMGCPMGPQIVANIEQELMELPEVKDTVVDIVWNPPWSRDNMSRYAKIALGVR comes from the coding sequence ATGAACACAGAAGAAGAAATCAAGCAGTATTTATTTGGTGCGTTAGAAAACGTCATCGACCCTGAATTAGGTATTGATATCGTCAACCTTGGATTGGTTTACAATGCAGAGTTACTTGACGAAGGAGTCGCGAAAATTACAATGACATTGACGTCAATGGGTTGCCCAATGGGTCCACAGATCGTAGCGAATATTGAGCAAGAGCTAATGGAACTTCCAGAGGTTAAAGACACAGTGGTAGATATCGTTTGGAATCCACCATGGTCCCGCGACAACATGTCACGTTATGCCAAGATTGCACTAGGCGTACGTTAA